Proteins encoded by one window of Microplitis mediator isolate UGA2020A chromosome 1, iyMicMedi2.1, whole genome shotgun sequence:
- the LOC130678214 gene encoding uncharacterized protein LOC130678214, protein MDKKEDSIEFITEIIPEIVHNRCFCEVGSREFIEFDSVSIDKVSHPSEQINDKSKRISDRKIELFRGKIVIKFSDEPKKFSVIIKLLGQQIEEDDDDYKYFLNEEMFYNKMTLEYKLDIYPKVYVADMGRYGRPIIVIEDLEAVSGYRRVDSKLDEDHLRICLKAIARFHARGLRLKYDKFNTFREFYAKLLDTNNIRDYDSHIKFINKIVQYVEEHPDLDKKVIKLFQDNVADCKHETERRENEFLTICHGDINLNNLIFRYENNKPTDVKIMDWGCMKYSLPGLDWQIINISKVGDDILSGNIKEIFHNYLSVLVDECPGIFDNILR, encoded by the exons atggATAAGAAAGAAGACAGTATTGAATTTATAACAGAAATAATTCCTGAAATAGTTCACAATCGTTGTTTTTGCGAGGTTGGATCACgagaatttattgaatttgatTCAGTATCAATTGATAAAGTTTCACACCCATCAGAACAAATAAATGACAAGAGTAAAAGAATAAGTGATAGAAAGATTGAATTATTTCGCGGTAAAATAGTGATAAAATTTTCCGAtgagccaaaaaaattttccgttataataaaattgcttGGACAGCAGATAGAGGAGGACGATGAtgactataaatattttttaaatgaagaaaTGTTTTATAACAAGATGACATTGGAATATAAACTGGATATTTATCCGAAAGTGTATGTTGCTGACATGGGTCGATACGGACGTCCAATCATTGTTATAGAAGATCTTGAGGCAGTTTCCGGATATAGACGCGTTGATTCTAAATTGGATGAGGATCACTTGAGGATATGTTTGAAGGCGATTGCGAGGTTTCATGCTCGTGGCCTTAGGCTCAAATACGATAAATTCAATACGTTCAGAGAGTTCTATGCCAAATTGCTCGATACAAACAATATTCGAGATTACGATTCCCACATTAAGTTTATCAACAA aatAGTTCAATACGTGGAGGAACATCCagatttagataaaaaagttattaaattattccaAGATAATGTCGCTGATTGTAAACATGAAACTGAAAGAAGagagaatgaatttttaacaatttgtcATGGTGACAtcaacttaaataatttaattttccggTACGAGAATAACAAACCAACGGATGTCAAAATTATGGACTGGGGATGCATGAAATATTCGTTGCCGGGTCTTGATTggcaaattattaatataagtaaagttggagacgATATTTTAAGTGGTAACATAAaggaaatatttcataattacTTGAGTGTGCTCGTTGATGAGTGTCCTGGaatatttgataatattttacgttaa
- the LOC130678209 gene encoding uncharacterized protein LOC130678209 isoform X1, which yields MSRDDKCWLQYHANSMPQIAGTYPNVGNVLADTSQNNFVQQQQQPQQQQQQQQQQQQQIHQQGQYSRQQNQPFSQPMQVGAFDRGFTMNQQGNYLTNSPYQDPYPFAQVQGPAQTGFPFAQSYPYTNQNPLNVSNIAQHPIYNSLQPQGATALEHLRPYIQTQPTPIFILPSNPVVQLPSTQGPNCPNTRTGACGTQFCCSPAPMPPPYIPYPCPLPYPTPFCRPAPNCRDFTNCHDTSNCKDSSNCSCCPKRPFDCSPCDFTREHRCEPTHDTICSKTNCPASISLQALASQLLSIPGVISCAATRLVLRRVPGSNIRNSTEETVERARKTINTLTQEQLLTETRNAQQINALINLHMAANPPANIIPLLTTVQLKVNVLKNQLESIINHRICENQGAGAETCVGLDPTVLSFKSDQELRTLLATLRQKECDERVNLNFASYHSQRVIAETRLRNIEDKITAVEAEIERRRCACIPPTLRQTRLTCHDSRGTVWHAYPGTLPASSTPMNFASFNQRQIGQPLGQPSPRDCYSSDPFNFDDRNPRRLNLRPHVGSPETTYRKPPALIKQNSDKLIKDSDDDCDIDTADNNDTNTSSNNDNSNSNNDDNDDKCNCDCDKSTEDENEDKKKLQKKVNEADQDGETEIYMKNNFKNKNVYFYDDINFNEQLENNEKNGDVIEDLNASQVIDEKNNSINRKYGNYASKDVKTSRISSMNLKTSSSSNNNNNEIKISRQVIQDKLLLQLNSAVDLPCNSSNNYHHQESNRELTSDGNKYTKPLTEQRNLSESGSEEEITGLDKFIYGALSVIGGFSNQLASFGSIIGNKISALKSHLVPEISNPLLPSFSNNLPNTSHNSHYLRHENSNTFIVNNSRVKRLNLSSSGIKNTGGELFIEFNSNDKLSKIKNIIIEDKTNEKIYILMRRTLNSNNNDDNKLWKKLYKEDKTLLIRSRFKNSQSMSSRIQLTPFIPFTAVTQPKCLSKNTVVVKKNSPMSTSPRESRTKAEIKMETRRVLSELSLSNVGCNNNRYGSMDVIKSSKKFRSLSKIKKFKEIKEDLENETEINYEYQVTLRENSSSFDSRSNKSNSFSFTSRSCRNTKSTSGESSFDEILKVEILNLKSMKNIMEISTESILNIHDYSEL from the exons ATGAGCCGAGACGATAAAT GTTGGTTGCAGTATCACGCAAATTCAATGCCGCAAATTGCTGGAACGTATCCCAATGTTGGCAATGTTCTAGCGGATACaagtcaaaataattttgtccaacaacaacagcagcctcaacaacaacaacaacaacaacagcagcaacaacaacagatACACCAGCAAGGACAATATTCCAGACAACAAAACCAGCCCTTTAGTCAGCCGATGCAAGTGGGTGCGTTTGACAGAGGCTTTACTATGAATCAAcagg GCAATTATCTAACCAACAGTCCGTATCAAGATCCATACCCATTTGCCCAAGTACAAGGACCCGCGCAAACCGGATTTCCCTTCGCACAAAGTTATCCATACACAAATCAAAACCCCTTGAATGTATCCAATATTGCTCAGCATCCAATCTACAATTCTTTACAACCCCAAGGAGCGACAGCCCTCGAGCATCTCCGCCCTTACATTCAAACTCAGCCAACTCCAATCTTCATTCTCCCAAGTAATCCAGTCGTACAACTGCCCTCCACTCAAGGACCCAACTGCCCAAACACCAGAACCGGAGCTTGCGGGACACAGTTTTGCTGTTCACCAGCACCAATGCCACCCCCTTACATTCCTTATCCATGTCCACTTCCTTATCCAACTCCATTCTGTCGTCCAGCGCCAAACTGCCGAGACTTTACCAACTGTCATGACACTTCAAACTGCAAAGACTCATCAAACTGTAGCTGCTGTCCCAAAAGACCTTTCGATTGTTCACCTTGCGATTTTACACGCGAGCATCGTTGCGAACCAACTCATGACACTATTTGCAGCAAGACGAATTGTCCTGCATCAATAAGTCTTCAAGCGTTGGCGTCACAATTGTTATCAATACCCGGTGTGATATCATGCGCAGCAACGCGTCTCGTCTTACGTCGAGTTCCCGGTTCTAATATAAGAAATTCAACAGAAGAAACCGTCGAACGTGCGCGGAAAACAATAAATACCTTAACCCAGGAACAATTATTGACAGAAACACGAAACGCGCAGCAAATAAACGCCCTAATAAATCTTCACATGGCAGCAAATCCACCAGCAAATATAATTCCTCTTCTAACAACAGTTCAACTAAAAGTAAATGTACTTAAAAATCAACTAGAGTCAATAATAAATCACCGGATTTGTGAAAATCAAGGCGCGGGAGCTGAAACTTGCGTTGGTTTGGATCCGACAGTTTTATCTTTCAAGTCTGATCAAGAGTTGAGAACATTACTGGCAACATTGAGACAAAAGGAATGCGATGAACGTGTAAATCTAAACTTTGCGTCTTATCATTCTCAACGTGTAATTGCTGAAACTAGACTGAGGAATATCGAGGATAAAATAACAGCCGTTGAAGCTGAAATAGAGAGACGTAGATGTGCTTGTATACCACCAACACTTAGACAAACAAGACTAACGTGTCATGATTCTCGTGGTACTGTTTGGCATGCTTATCCAGGTACTTTACCAGCATCATCAACTCCCATGAATTTTGCTTCATTTAACCAACGACAAATAGGTCAACCACTTGGACAACCATCTCCACGTGATTGTTATTCATCTGATCCATTTAACTTTGATGATAGAAATCCTAGACGACTAAATTTACGACCTCATGTTGGCAGTCCCGAGACCACTTATCGTAAACCTCCGGCTCTTATCAAACAGAATTCCGATAAACTAATCAAAGACAGTGATGACGACTGTGACATTGATACTGCCGATAATAATGATACCAATACTTCCtctaataatgataatagtaacagtaataatgatgataatgacgACAAATGTAATTGCGATTGCGATAAATCCACAGAGGATGAAaatgaggataaaaaaaaacttcaaaaaaaagtaaacgaaGCAGATCAAGACGGAGAGActgaaatttatatgaaaaataattttaaaaataaaaatgtttatttttatgacgatattaattttaatgagcaattagaaaataatgaaaaaaatggagATGTTATTGAAGATCTGAATGCTAGTCAagttattgatgaaaaaaataattcaattaatagaaaatatgGTAATTATGCGAGCAAAGATGTTAAGACTTCAAGGATTTCCAGCATGAATTTGAAGactagtagtagtagtaataataataataatgaaataaaaatatcaagacAAGTAATTCAAGATAAATTACTTCTTCAATTGAATTCAGCTGTCGATTTACCTTGCAATTCATCAAACAACTATC atcACCAAGAGAGTAATAGAGAACTGACGAGCGATGGAAATAAATACACAAAGCCTTTGACTGAGCAGCGAAATCTATCAGAAAGTGGGAGTGAAGAAGAAATTACGGGactagataaatttatatatggagCACTTTCAGTTATCGGTGGGTTTAGTAATCAATTGGCGTCATTTGGTTCAATTATTGGTAATAAAATATCAGCTTTAAAATCACATCTGGTACCCGAAATTTCTAATCCATTATTACCGAGTTTCTCTAATAATTTACCCAATACTTCGCACAATTCGCATTATTTACGtcatgaaaattcaaatacatttatagtaaataatagTAGAGTGAAAAGATTAAATTTGAGTAGTAgtggaattaaaaatacaggaggtgaattatttatagaatttaattcaaatgataaattatctaaaataaaaaatataattatcgaAGATAAaacgaatgaaaaaatttacattttaatgagACGAACattgaatagtaataataatgatgataataaattgtGGAAAAAGTTATACAAAGAAGATAAAACTCTATTGATAAGAAGTAGATTTAAGAATTCTCAATCAATGTCATCAAGAATTCAATTGACACCATTTATTCCTTTTACGGCTGTTACACAACCGAAATGTCTGAGTAAAAATACGGtggtggttaaaaaaaattcaccgaTGAGTACAAGTCCAAGGGAGTCGAGGACAAAGGCCGAGATAAAGATGGAGACGAGGAGAGTATTATCTGAATTGTCATTATCAAATGTTGgttgtaataataatcgaTATGGTTCAATGGATGTTATTAAAAGTAGCAAAAAGTTTAGGTctttatctaaaattaaaaagtttaaagagATAAAAGAAGACTTAGAAAATGAAACAGagataaattatgaatacCAAGTAACTTTGAGGGAAAATTCATCCTCATTTGATAGCAGAAGCAACAAAAGTAATAGTTTTAGTTTCACCAGTAGAAGCTGTAGAAATACCAAAAGTACCAGCGGAGAAAGTTCCTTTGACGAAATAttaaaagttgaaattttaaatttaaaatcaatgaaaaatataatggaAATTTCGACAGAGTCAATTCTTAATATTCACGATTATtctgaattataa
- the LOC130678209 gene encoding MATH and LRR domain-containing protein PFE0570w-like isoform X2, producing the protein MQVGAFDRGFTMNQQGNYLTNSPYQDPYPFAQVQGPAQTGFPFAQSYPYTNQNPLNVSNIAQHPIYNSLQPQGATALEHLRPYIQTQPTPIFILPSNPVVQLPSTQGPNCPNTRTGACGTQFCCSPAPMPPPYIPYPCPLPYPTPFCRPAPNCRDFTNCHDTSNCKDSSNCSCCPKRPFDCSPCDFTREHRCEPTHDTICSKTNCPASISLQALASQLLSIPGVISCAATRLVLRRVPGSNIRNSTEETVERARKTINTLTQEQLLTETRNAQQINALINLHMAANPPANIIPLLTTVQLKVNVLKNQLESIINHRICENQGAGAETCVGLDPTVLSFKSDQELRTLLATLRQKECDERVNLNFASYHSQRVIAETRLRNIEDKITAVEAEIERRRCACIPPTLRQTRLTCHDSRGTVWHAYPGTLPASSTPMNFASFNQRQIGQPLGQPSPRDCYSSDPFNFDDRNPRRLNLRPHVGSPETTYRKPPALIKQNSDKLIKDSDDDCDIDTADNNDTNTSSNNDNSNSNNDDNDDKCNCDCDKSTEDENEDKKKLQKKVNEADQDGETEIYMKNNFKNKNVYFYDDINFNEQLENNEKNGDVIEDLNASQVIDEKNNSINRKYGNYASKDVKTSRISSMNLKTSSSSNNNNNEIKISRQVIQDKLLLQLNSAVDLPCNSSNNYHHQESNRELTSDGNKYTKPLTEQRNLSESGSEEEITGLDKFIYGALSVIGGFSNQLASFGSIIGNKISALKSHLVPEISNPLLPSFSNNLPNTSHNSHYLRHENSNTFIVNNSRVKRLNLSSSGIKNTGGELFIEFNSNDKLSKIKNIIIEDKTNEKIYILMRRTLNSNNNDDNKLWKKLYKEDKTLLIRSRFKNSQSMSSRIQLTPFIPFTAVTQPKCLSKNTVVVKKNSPMSTSPRESRTKAEIKMETRRVLSELSLSNVGCNNNRYGSMDVIKSSKKFRSLSKIKKFKEIKEDLENETEINYEYQVTLRENSSSFDSRSNKSNSFSFTSRSCRNTKSTSGESSFDEILKVEILNLKSMKNIMEISTESILNIHDYSEL; encoded by the exons ATGCAAGTGGGTGCGTTTGACAGAGGCTTTACTATGAATCAAcagg GCAATTATCTAACCAACAGTCCGTATCAAGATCCATACCCATTTGCCCAAGTACAAGGACCCGCGCAAACCGGATTTCCCTTCGCACAAAGTTATCCATACACAAATCAAAACCCCTTGAATGTATCCAATATTGCTCAGCATCCAATCTACAATTCTTTACAACCCCAAGGAGCGACAGCCCTCGAGCATCTCCGCCCTTACATTCAAACTCAGCCAACTCCAATCTTCATTCTCCCAAGTAATCCAGTCGTACAACTGCCCTCCACTCAAGGACCCAACTGCCCAAACACCAGAACCGGAGCTTGCGGGACACAGTTTTGCTGTTCACCAGCACCAATGCCACCCCCTTACATTCCTTATCCATGTCCACTTCCTTATCCAACTCCATTCTGTCGTCCAGCGCCAAACTGCCGAGACTTTACCAACTGTCATGACACTTCAAACTGCAAAGACTCATCAAACTGTAGCTGCTGTCCCAAAAGACCTTTCGATTGTTCACCTTGCGATTTTACACGCGAGCATCGTTGCGAACCAACTCATGACACTATTTGCAGCAAGACGAATTGTCCTGCATCAATAAGTCTTCAAGCGTTGGCGTCACAATTGTTATCAATACCCGGTGTGATATCATGCGCAGCAACGCGTCTCGTCTTACGTCGAGTTCCCGGTTCTAATATAAGAAATTCAACAGAAGAAACCGTCGAACGTGCGCGGAAAACAATAAATACCTTAACCCAGGAACAATTATTGACAGAAACACGAAACGCGCAGCAAATAAACGCCCTAATAAATCTTCACATGGCAGCAAATCCACCAGCAAATATAATTCCTCTTCTAACAACAGTTCAACTAAAAGTAAATGTACTTAAAAATCAACTAGAGTCAATAATAAATCACCGGATTTGTGAAAATCAAGGCGCGGGAGCTGAAACTTGCGTTGGTTTGGATCCGACAGTTTTATCTTTCAAGTCTGATCAAGAGTTGAGAACATTACTGGCAACATTGAGACAAAAGGAATGCGATGAACGTGTAAATCTAAACTTTGCGTCTTATCATTCTCAACGTGTAATTGCTGAAACTAGACTGAGGAATATCGAGGATAAAATAACAGCCGTTGAAGCTGAAATAGAGAGACGTAGATGTGCTTGTATACCACCAACACTTAGACAAACAAGACTAACGTGTCATGATTCTCGTGGTACTGTTTGGCATGCTTATCCAGGTACTTTACCAGCATCATCAACTCCCATGAATTTTGCTTCATTTAACCAACGACAAATAGGTCAACCACTTGGACAACCATCTCCACGTGATTGTTATTCATCTGATCCATTTAACTTTGATGATAGAAATCCTAGACGACTAAATTTACGACCTCATGTTGGCAGTCCCGAGACCACTTATCGTAAACCTCCGGCTCTTATCAAACAGAATTCCGATAAACTAATCAAAGACAGTGATGACGACTGTGACATTGATACTGCCGATAATAATGATACCAATACTTCCtctaataatgataatagtaacagtaataatgatgataatgacgACAAATGTAATTGCGATTGCGATAAATCCACAGAGGATGAAaatgaggataaaaaaaaacttcaaaaaaaagtaaacgaaGCAGATCAAGACGGAGAGActgaaatttatatgaaaaataattttaaaaataaaaatgtttatttttatgacgatattaattttaatgagcaattagaaaataatgaaaaaaatggagATGTTATTGAAGATCTGAATGCTAGTCAagttattgatgaaaaaaataattcaattaatagaaaatatgGTAATTATGCGAGCAAAGATGTTAAGACTTCAAGGATTTCCAGCATGAATTTGAAGactagtagtagtagtaataataataataatgaaataaaaatatcaagacAAGTAATTCAAGATAAATTACTTCTTCAATTGAATTCAGCTGTCGATTTACCTTGCAATTCATCAAACAACTATC atcACCAAGAGAGTAATAGAGAACTGACGAGCGATGGAAATAAATACACAAAGCCTTTGACTGAGCAGCGAAATCTATCAGAAAGTGGGAGTGAAGAAGAAATTACGGGactagataaatttatatatggagCACTTTCAGTTATCGGTGGGTTTAGTAATCAATTGGCGTCATTTGGTTCAATTATTGGTAATAAAATATCAGCTTTAAAATCACATCTGGTACCCGAAATTTCTAATCCATTATTACCGAGTTTCTCTAATAATTTACCCAATACTTCGCACAATTCGCATTATTTACGtcatgaaaattcaaatacatttatagtaaataatagTAGAGTGAAAAGATTAAATTTGAGTAGTAgtggaattaaaaatacaggaggtgaattatttatagaatttaattcaaatgataaattatctaaaataaaaaatataattatcgaAGATAAaacgaatgaaaaaatttacattttaatgagACGAACattgaatagtaataataatgatgataataaattgtGGAAAAAGTTATACAAAGAAGATAAAACTCTATTGATAAGAAGTAGATTTAAGAATTCTCAATCAATGTCATCAAGAATTCAATTGACACCATTTATTCCTTTTACGGCTGTTACACAACCGAAATGTCTGAGTAAAAATACGGtggtggttaaaaaaaattcaccgaTGAGTACAAGTCCAAGGGAGTCGAGGACAAAGGCCGAGATAAAGATGGAGACGAGGAGAGTATTATCTGAATTGTCATTATCAAATGTTGgttgtaataataatcgaTATGGTTCAATGGATGTTATTAAAAGTAGCAAAAAGTTTAGGTctttatctaaaattaaaaagtttaaagagATAAAAGAAGACTTAGAAAATGAAACAGagataaattatgaatacCAAGTAACTTTGAGGGAAAATTCATCCTCATTTGATAGCAGAAGCAACAAAAGTAATAGTTTTAGTTTCACCAGTAGAAGCTGTAGAAATACCAAAAGTACCAGCGGAGAAAGTTCCTTTGACGAAATAttaaaagttgaaattttaaatttaaaatcaatgaaaaatataatggaAATTTCGACAGAGTCAATTCTTAATATTCACGATTATtctgaattataa